Proteins co-encoded in one Ruegeria sp. YS9 genomic window:
- a CDS encoding flagellar basal body-associated protein FliL, with translation MVAKLIPVIFLIVGLGAGIGAGLAFAPAKKPETAVAEEKAVKEDKATGKKTGKSKEKGEAKSFEYLKMTKQFVVPVVKDDQIEAMVTLSLSLEANPAITETYYAIEPKLRDGFLQVLFDQANTGGFDGAFTESGNLDVLRKSLLEVARKEFGDDVSKVLILSVNRQDS, from the coding sequence GTGGTTGCGAAATTGATCCCCGTGATTTTTCTGATTGTTGGACTCGGCGCGGGTATTGGCGCGGGGCTGGCTTTTGCACCTGCGAAAAAACCTGAAACCGCGGTTGCCGAAGAAAAAGCAGTCAAAGAGGACAAGGCGACCGGCAAGAAAACAGGAAAATCAAAGGAAAAGGGCGAGGCGAAAAGCTTTGAATATCTGAAAATGACCAAGCAATTCGTCGTCCCCGTTGTGAAAGACGACCAGATCGAAGCCATGGTAACGCTGTCGCTGAGCCTTGAGGCGAACCCGGCAATTACAGAAACCTATTATGCAATCGAGCCTAAACTCAGGGATGGCTTTCTTCAGGTTCTTTTTGACCAAGCAAACACGGGTGGTTTTGACGGGGCTTTTACAGAATCCGGGAACCTGGATGTATTGCGGAAATCCTTGCTGGAAGTGGCGCGCAAAGAATTTGGCGACGACGTGTCCAAAGTGCTGATCCTGAGTGT